From the Argentina anserina chromosome 3, drPotAnse1.1, whole genome shotgun sequence genome, the window ATTTAGTATGTAAGCGCGTTGTTACTTATTGATGAGGCTTTTGCACCATTTTAGACTATTtattttgagatttttttttcaacttttcattcTTTAGCCTTTTCTTTGTCTTTTGGTATCTGAGACTCTGTGAGTGACTTCAGTGAAGGTATTAGTAGATTGCATTGAGAGGTTAGAGGTGGCTTCCCATTTTCCTGATTGTCTGGGAATGATATCGAAATACCGTTTCTGTTTCTTTGCTCTAATTATGTTCATTTAAATGTTATCTTATGCTGATCACTTATATCTGAACCTGTATGGAAGAGTAATATGATAGTGTTGATATTAAGGAAGAGGAAAATGACTTGGATAGCAACCATAACATTAGTACTACAAGGTGTTTCCCATATAGATACTCCTTATCACAATATTGCTGTTGGTGAACTGTATATATGGTAAAAATGAAGACTTTGAATATGAACAGACAAATTGAAAGTGAATATGAAATTACATTATCGATCAAGCATCTCATTGCTTCCTTTTGATCAGGTTGGGTTGAGTGGAGCACTTGAGACCCTGTGTGGGCAAGGATTTGGTGCAAAGTCATACAGAATGTTGGGGATTTATCTGCAAGCCGCTTCCATCATATCTTTCCTCTTCTCTATCATCATATCAGTAATCTGGTTCTACACCGAGCCAATACTTATCTTACTTCAGCAAGATcctcaaatttcaaaatctgcTGCGCTTTATATTAAGTATCTGATTCCAGGATTATTTGCTTATGGattcttgaataacatattgAGATTTCTTCAGACACAATCTGTTGTCATGCCATTGGTTTTTCTCTCAGTGATCCCACTAGTTATTCATATTGGCATTGCATATGGTTTGGTACATTGGACAGCTCTTGGTTTCAAGGGAGCTCCACTGGCAGCTTCAATTTCGTTGTGGATATCAATCCTCATGCTGGCCACGTATGTTGTTCGCGCTAAGAAGTTTGAGCACACATGGGAAGGATTTTCATTAGAATCTTTCCATTATGTCCTAACAGACTTAAAACTTGCCCTCCCCTCTGCAGCTATGGTTTGGTAAGTGTTTTTCTGTATTTCTTATGTTTAATAATGCCCCTGTTAGTGGCATCACTGGCATGCATAACTTGAGAAACTGGCTTCTTCGTTGAGTGAACTATATATGAAGTTCATCTCGTAATATTGTTAACAGTTATATTCTTGATTTAAAGAAATGGGATAGTGATATTGGCTGCACTATGGAAGCCCAATTCTGATCAGACTTAGTTGTATGACCTGATTGCTAGACATATGGTATGAACTGAGGTCCTACAGTTCTGCTAGGATGAAATAAGTTTCACTATTGAAATTTTCACATTTTGATATTTCAGCTTGGAGTACTGGGCTTTTGAGATTCTAGTGCTCTTGGCAGGATTAATGCCAAACTCGGAACAAACCACTTCACTAATTGCAATGTGGTAAGCTACACTGGTTTTTTAACCCTGCATGAAACCTGTTATTGCCACCTTAATGAAGAAGCTTCTAATTAATTTCTATTTGTTGTGATATCTTCAGTGTGAATACAGAAACAATTGCTTACATGCTTACATATGGCCTCAGTGCTGCTGCAAGGTTGATCATTCTTACTCCTAACAATCTCTTTGGATATCTGCATTATGTTATACTGCATTCAAGCTAATTAAGATATTtactcaattatatatattgtagcaCAAGGGTGTCAAATGAATTGGGAGAAGGGAATCCAGACCGAGCTAAGAATGCAATGGCTGTTACCCTGAAGCTCTCTGTGCTTCTTGGCTTCTTAGTTGTACTGGCGCTAGCACTTGGTCACAATATCTGGGCTGGCTTCTTCAGTGACAGCACTGCAATAATAGATGAATTTGCTTACATGACACCATTTCTTGCAATTTCAATAATGCTTGATTCTGTGCAAGGCGTCTTATCAGGTTGGTAATTCTATCTGCTGCTTAATTAATTTACCTTTGGACTTTGTTTACTCAACAGTTTTTTCTTGGGTGCCTATGAAAGTGAGTTTTGATCATTTCAGGTGTGGCTAGAGGATGCGGGTGGCAGCACTTGGCAGTGTACGTGAACTTGGGGACATTTTATTTGATTGGTGTGACAATTGCATGTCTTCTTGGCTTTAAGTTGAAACTATATGCCAAGGTGAGGCAGTCTTTAAGTTTTAATTAAGCACACAATCTACACCCAGCTGCATATAAATTTAATTTCTGTGTATATCTCAGCTAGTTAATTAACTGCATTTAAAGTGAGGAAGAAGCAGATTAACTGATATGTAGTTCTTGTATAGTAACATGTTTTACTTCTGTTGTTCAGGGTCTGTGGATTGGTTTAATATGTGGTCTTTCCTGTCAAACCGGGACACTTTTGTTTATTACACTGCGCACGAAATGGACGCAATTGGATCTTACTCATAATCCAGCAGCATCTGTTGAATGAAAGTGAAGGCTTGGACAATAAACAAATCTAATCCTTTGGCTGGATATTAGAGTTGTCTTAACATTACGAATCTCAATCAGCTTCATGAAATGTATGGAAGTCACTGTGAGAAATTCTAATTCTTTAGCTGCAAGAAGGTTGTACTAGTACATGTTCCTTAGCGCTATTTACACTTCGCACCCTCCAAGTATAAGGTGCTTTAGCAATGAACTGTGCAGCCTTGCAAGCTGTATGGGTGCATATATAAGAATGAGGAGCTTAAATCAATATAGCCATACCATTGAATTTCTTAGGTTTTTATTCACTGTAATCGCTGATTTTAAGTATCaaacaattattttctgatttttagatACCAAACATT encodes:
- the LOC126789258 gene encoding protein DETOXIFICATION 18-like translates to MPENTSSSDTSVPLLESGVHGDVGVRWWTKILDVEEAKNQVLFSLPMILTNVFYYLITLISVMFAGHLGELELAGATLANSWAVVTGFAFMVGLSGALETLCGQGFGAKSYRMLGIYLQAASIISFLFSIIISVIWFYTEPILILLQQDPQISKSAALYIKYLIPGLFAYGFLNNILRFLQTQSVVMPLVFLSVIPLVIHIGIAYGLVHWTALGFKGAPLAASISLWISILMLATYVVRAKKFEHTWEGFSLESFHYVLTDLKLALPSAAMVCLEYWAFEILVLLAGLMPNSEQTTSLIAMCVNTETIAYMLTYGLSAAASTRVSNELGEGNPDRAKNAMAVTLKLSVLLGFLVVLALALGHNIWAGFFSDSTAIIDEFAYMTPFLAISIMLDSVQGVLSGVARGCGWQHLAVYVNLGTFYLIGVTIACLLGFKLKLYAKGLWIGLICGLSCQTGTLLFITLRTKWTQLDLTHNPAASVE